From Longimicrobium sp., one genomic window encodes:
- a CDS encoding copper resistance CopC/CopD family protein has protein sequence MPSILSLIALLARRALLPVLACALLAAPAAAHTKIQSTQPANGDTVASVLAEVRVRFSTAVAPGLTRIELRQGGRTVLTGGAPVDGEGNREYVLQLAQPLAPGAYEAQWTTAGADGHVLRGTFRFVVAAPATPVTSGPLPTEAAKDSARVDSSLAAGVPGDPDAVGTTTSAAASPLSVAVRWGWFAALLAMIGVVAFRFGVLARLAKDEAFRPVAARAEAGAWTIALGAASLSMLTLAGRLWLQAAALGMRTEDWSGEQLTALVTGTVWGLGWLLQAIATCAFVMGMLIARAPHGRTAGWMGAAGSVVLLAAVPGLSGHAAGVEGLTAVAIVSDALHVLAAGAWIGSLLMVLAIGIPATLGTTAAAYGAVAMMVRAFSPMALISGAVVGATGVVSALLHIGAVDNLWGTGYGRALLLKVALLTLVGATGFYNWRRVLPGLGADDAGTRRLQRSARVELAIAAAVLLVTAVLVALPTP, from the coding sequence ATGCCTTCGATCCTTTCTCTGATCGCCCTGCTGGCCCGCCGCGCCCTGCTTCCGGTGCTGGCCTGCGCGCTGCTGGCGGCTCCGGCGGCCGCGCACACCAAGATCCAGTCGACGCAGCCCGCCAACGGCGACACGGTCGCGAGCGTCCTGGCGGAGGTGCGCGTCCGGTTCAGCACCGCTGTCGCGCCCGGGCTCACGCGCATCGAGCTGCGGCAGGGCGGGCGCACCGTCCTCACCGGCGGCGCACCCGTGGATGGAGAGGGCAACCGCGAGTACGTCCTACAACTGGCGCAGCCGCTCGCCCCCGGCGCGTACGAGGCGCAGTGGACCACGGCCGGGGCGGATGGACACGTGCTGCGGGGCACGTTCCGCTTCGTCGTCGCCGCACCCGCGACTCCCGTGACGAGCGGACCGCTGCCCACGGAGGCAGCAAAAGACTCCGCGCGGGTGGACTCCAGCCTGGCGGCGGGCGTTCCGGGCGACCCCGACGCGGTCGGCACCACCACGTCGGCCGCGGCGAGCCCGCTTTCCGTCGCCGTGCGCTGGGGATGGTTCGCCGCGCTGCTGGCGATGATCGGCGTGGTGGCCTTCCGCTTCGGCGTGCTGGCGCGGCTGGCTAAGGACGAAGCATTCCGTCCCGTGGCGGCGCGGGCGGAGGCAGGCGCGTGGACCATTGCCCTGGGTGCCGCGTCGCTCTCCATGCTGACGCTGGCGGGGCGGCTGTGGCTGCAGGCGGCCGCGCTGGGCATGCGGACGGAGGACTGGAGCGGGGAGCAGCTGACGGCGCTGGTGACGGGAACGGTGTGGGGGCTGGGCTGGCTGCTGCAGGCCATCGCCACCTGCGCGTTCGTGATGGGAATGCTGATCGCCCGGGCGCCGCACGGACGGACCGCGGGGTGGATGGGCGCCGCGGGAAGCGTGGTGCTGCTGGCCGCGGTTCCTGGGCTCTCCGGCCACGCGGCGGGCGTCGAGGGGCTGACCGCGGTGGCCATCGTCAGCGATGCGCTGCACGTGCTGGCGGCTGGCGCGTGGATCGGCAGCCTGCTGATGGTGCTGGCCATCGGCATTCCGGCCACGCTGGGGACGACGGCCGCGGCGTACGGGGCCGTCGCGATGATGGTGCGCGCCTTTTCGCCGATGGCGCTCATCTCCGGCGCCGTGGTGGGCGCCACGGGCGTCGTCAGCGCGCTCCTTCACATCGGCGCGGTCGACAACCTGTGGGGCACGGGCTACGGGCGCGCGCTGCTGCTGAAGGTGGCGCTGCTGACGCTCGTCGGGGCCACGGGCTTCTACAACTGGCGGCGCGTGCTCCCCGGCCTGGGGGCGGACGACGCGGGCACGCGCCGGCTGCAGCGCTCCGCGCGGGTGGAGCTGGCCATCGCCGCCGCCGTCCTGCTGGTCACCGCGGTGCTCGTGGCGCTTCCGACGCCCTGA